A window of the Mycobacteriales bacterium genome harbors these coding sequences:
- a CDS encoding DUF3137 domain-containing protein, translated as MAELVPFAFLAVVVAVGGLVAYLGWKAAKERREALAALAAQRGWQWVVRDDSWTERFGGEPFGDGSDRKAHNVLTGTYAGLPMVAFDYSYETYSTDSKGNRTTHAHRYSVCVLRMPAWLPTVELTPENLLTRFAGKLGLGDVELESEDFNRRFRVSASDPKFAYDVLHPRTMEALLARPAVGLRIGGEDAVCWEDGTHSILELDQRLETLHALVAGIPSFVWKDRGGTS; from the coding sequence GTGGCTGAGCTGGTCCCGTTCGCGTTCCTCGCCGTGGTCGTGGCTGTCGGCGGGCTCGTGGCGTACCTCGGGTGGAAGGCGGCCAAGGAGCGGCGCGAGGCGCTGGCCGCGCTGGCTGCTCAGCGCGGGTGGCAGTGGGTCGTGCGCGACGACAGCTGGACCGAGCGCTTCGGCGGCGAGCCCTTCGGCGACGGGTCGGACCGCAAGGCGCACAACGTCCTGACCGGCACCTACGCGGGACTGCCGATGGTGGCCTTCGACTACAGCTACGAGACCTACTCGACGGACTCGAAGGGCAACCGGACGACGCACGCGCACCGCTACTCGGTGTGCGTGCTGCGGATGCCGGCGTGGCTGCCGACGGTCGAGCTCACGCCGGAGAACCTGCTGACGCGCTTCGCCGGCAAGCTGGGGCTCGGTGACGTGGAGCTCGAGAGCGAGGACTTCAACCGGCGCTTCCGGGTGAGCGCCTCGGACCCCAAGTTCGCCTACGACGTGCTGCACCCGCGCACGATGGAGGCGCTGCTCGCCCGGCCGGCCGTGGGCCTGCGGATCGGCGGCGAGGACGCGGTGTGCTGGGAGGACGGGACGCACTCGATCCTCGAGCTCGACCAGCGGCTCGAGACCCTGCACGCGCTCGTCGCCGGGATACCGTCGTTCGTCTGGAAAGACAGGGGAGGTACGTCGTGA
- the pyrE gene encoding orotate phosphoribosyltransferase, with the protein MTDRDALLSLVRELAIVHGRVTLSSGREADYYVDLRRVTLQAEAAPLVGRVMLDLTADWDFDAVGGLTMGADPIAAAMLHQAAATGRRLDAFVVRKEAKAHGLQRQIEGPSIEGRRVLVVEDTSTTGGSPLAALEAVRAAGAIPVGVATIADRDTGAAAKIEAEGVLYRFAYGLADLGL; encoded by the coding sequence GTGACCGACCGCGACGCGCTGCTGTCCCTCGTCCGTGAGCTCGCCATCGTCCACGGCAGGGTCACCCTGTCGTCCGGGCGCGAGGCGGACTACTACGTCGACCTGCGGCGCGTGACGCTGCAGGCCGAGGCCGCGCCCCTCGTCGGCCGGGTGATGCTCGATCTCACTGCCGACTGGGACTTCGACGCGGTCGGTGGCCTCACCATGGGCGCCGACCCGATCGCCGCCGCGATGCTCCACCAGGCCGCCGCGACCGGGCGCCGGCTCGACGCCTTCGTCGTGCGCAAGGAGGCGAAGGCGCACGGCCTGCAGCGTCAGATCGAGGGCCCGTCGATCGAGGGTCGCCGGGTGCTCGTCGTCGAGGACACCTCCACCACCGGCGGGTCGCCGCTGGCCGCGCTCGAGGCGGTCCGAGCCGCGGGCGCGATCCCGGTGGGCGTCGCGACGATCGCGGACCGCGACACCGGGGCGGCAGCGAAGATCGAGGCCGAGGGCGTGCTGTACCGCTTCGCCTACGGGCTGGCGGACCTCGGTCTCTGA
- a CDS encoding LemA family protein, with the protein MTVLYVVLGVVALLALSVVVSYNRFVRQRNLVQESWRQVDVELRRRHDLVPNLVETVKGYAAHEKAVLTDVTAARAAAVAAGGGVAASAVAESALAGSLRSLFAVAEAYPDLKAAGPFQQLAAQLAETEDRIAAGRRFYNGNVRALNTRVEAFPSSIVASLFGFSKAEYFEVEDPAVRAPVVVDFGV; encoded by the coding sequence GTGACCGTGCTCTACGTGGTGCTCGGGGTCGTCGCGCTGCTCGCGCTGTCGGTCGTCGTCAGCTACAACCGGTTCGTCCGGCAGCGCAACCTGGTGCAGGAGTCATGGCGGCAGGTCGACGTCGAGCTGCGACGCCGGCACGACCTGGTGCCGAACCTCGTCGAGACCGTGAAGGGCTACGCCGCGCACGAGAAGGCGGTGCTGACCGACGTGACCGCTGCGCGGGCGGCAGCGGTGGCAGCGGGCGGCGGGGTGGCCGCATCGGCTGTCGCGGAGTCCGCGCTGGCCGGGTCGCTGCGGTCGTTGTTCGCGGTCGCCGAGGCCTACCCGGACCTCAAGGCGGCCGGTCCCTTCCAGCAGCTCGCGGCGCAGCTGGCCGAGACCGAGGACCGGATCGCGGCGGGGCGGCGCTTCTACAACGGCAACGTGCGGGCGCTGAACACACGGGTCGAGGCGTTCCCGTCGTCGATCGTGGCGTCGCTGTTCGGGTTCTCGAAGGCGGAGTACTTCGAGGTCGAGGACCCGGCCGTGCGGGCTCCGGTTGTGGTCGACTTCGGGGTCTGA
- a CDS encoding DUF222 domain-containing protein, translating to MAGTLGAGSLMSPAVQEMTARMQETEVERSALHARQCRQAADLHRAHVAAGEGDFVADEIAVLLSCTDHRAQTLLAQGLRLAQLDGGFALLEEGHFTVEQTAAIVEETQHLAVADADTVVRTVRSRHSAATTGAGLRGAGPVRAAVRRAAQQLALDTAVKQRQRAEAQRRLEWWIGEDGMLSLKATLPAATGLAILEVIRGASGKQGAWDERSAAQRRADAFAALLLGQHGRGLVGGAGTGDDVATGEVLTEPACSPCQPLVHVHVPLGTALGSSDESATLVGYGSIDAEHARDLVHSGAALLRVLTDPVTGIPLHVDAEPVRPGRDRAAVRSALEQMAASALGPRPADHFPLAPDDHPGPHPPDSAGGYRPSASLRRFLRVRSPRCEWPGCSQPARRCDVDHDTAWPDGPTCACNLGTLCRHHHQVKQSGWRKVRQADGSVLWTSPTGQRALGEPQHPPPAPASGGLRLVEVRTPAEDEPIPKAGDDP from the coding sequence ATGGCAGGCACCCTCGGTGCGGGCTCGCTGATGTCGCCTGCCGTCCAGGAGATGACGGCGCGGATGCAGGAGACCGAGGTCGAGCGGTCGGCGCTGCACGCGCGGCAGTGCCGGCAGGCGGCGGACCTGCACCGCGCGCACGTCGCGGCCGGTGAGGGCGACTTCGTCGCCGACGAGATCGCGGTCCTGCTGTCGTGCACCGACCACCGGGCCCAGACGTTGCTCGCGCAGGGACTCCGGCTCGCGCAGCTCGACGGCGGCTTCGCGCTGCTGGAGGAGGGCCACTTCACGGTCGAGCAGACCGCGGCGATCGTCGAGGAGACCCAGCACCTCGCGGTGGCTGACGCCGACACCGTGGTGCGCACGGTCCGGTCGCGGCACTCGGCCGCGACGACGGGAGCAGGTCTGCGGGGAGCCGGTCCGGTGCGGGCAGCCGTGCGCCGGGCCGCGCAGCAGCTCGCCCTCGACACCGCCGTCAAGCAGCGCCAGCGGGCGGAGGCCCAGCGGCGGCTTGAGTGGTGGATCGGCGAGGACGGGATGCTCTCGCTCAAGGCCACGCTGCCGGCGGCGACCGGGCTGGCCATCCTCGAGGTGATCCGTGGGGCATCGGGCAAGCAGGGTGCCTGGGACGAGCGGTCGGCCGCGCAGCGTCGGGCCGATGCGTTCGCGGCCCTGCTGCTCGGGCAGCACGGTCGTGGTCTCGTGGGCGGTGCCGGGACGGGAGACGACGTCGCGACCGGGGAGGTGCTGACGGAGCCCGCGTGTAGCCCCTGCCAGCCGCTGGTGCACGTGCACGTGCCGCTCGGGACGGCGCTGGGGAGCTCGGACGAGAGCGCCACGCTGGTCGGTTACGGGTCGATCGACGCCGAGCACGCGCGCGACCTCGTCCACTCCGGGGCGGCACTGCTGCGCGTCCTCACCGACCCCGTGACCGGGATCCCGCTGCACGTCGACGCAGAGCCGGTCCGCCCGGGCAGGGATCGCGCGGCGGTCCGCTCCGCCCTCGAGCAGATGGCCGCGAGCGCGCTCGGGCCACGTCCCGCGGACCACTTCCCGCTCGCTCCCGACGACCACCCTGGGCCGCACCCCCCGGACTCCGCTGGCGGCTACCGCCCGTCGGCGTCCTTGCGTCGCTTCCTGCGCGTGCGCTCGCCGCGCTGCGAGTGGCCGGGGTGCTCGCAACCCGCGAGGCGCTGCGACGTCGACCACGACACGGCGTGGCCGGACGGGCCGACCTGTGCCTGCAACCTCGGAACGCTGTGCCGCCACCACCACCAGGTGAAGCAGTCCGGCTGGCGCAAGGTGCGGCAAGCCGACGGCTCGGTTCTGTGGACCAGCCCCACTGGGCAGCGGGCCCTCGGGGAGCCGCAGCACCCGCCGCCGGCACCGGCCAGCGGGGGACTGCGACTGGTTGAGGTTCGGACGCCGGCGGAGGACGAGCCGATCCCGAAGGCTGGCGACGACCCCTAG